From a single Nymphaea colorata isolate Beijing-Zhang1983 unplaced genomic scaffold, ASM883128v2 scaffold0234, whole genome shotgun sequence genomic region:
- the LOC126409421 gene encoding protein TIC 214-like yields MVIKQKEHEMALIRYSQQSDFRRDIIKGSMRAQRRKTVTWEMFQTDVHSPLFFDRIDKTPLFSFDISRMMNLIFRNWMEEKSPKIQTSDYVGEGAKEKEKMEKEHEEEYKRKEDKRQEEERIAIAETWDNIIFAQAIRSSILVTHSILRKYIILPSLIIVKNIGRMLLFQFPEWYEDLTEWSREMHVKCTYNGVQLSETEFPKDWLTDGIQIKILFPFSLKPWHRKKLRSHHKDLRKKQKNFCFLTIWGMETEVPFGSPRKKPFFFEPINKTLEKKIRKVKKTGFFFLRIIKDNIKGFLKILNEKIRWIIKIVLFIKRKVKKLFFLVTRVYDPSQNEEPSQNEKDSKKIIHESPIIIVSGDWTNDSLIERKINDLADKTTKIWDQVEKIRKDKKKKPLTPDIEDIDISTNKGNFSNKRTESRKHIFQISKKRRSAPLISKWNSFMKSFIERIYMGILLCITNIYRINAQFFLDSTKNTLNGYTYNDEIKEKDTNETNPNIIPFISTVKSLSTYTTNISSDSNSPIYCDLSSLSQAYVFYKLLQTQVSNKYKSESIFHYYRTYPFIKDRIKDYFHDYFHTRGIFDSESKHKKLRNSGMSEWKNWLKSHYQYNFSHDKWSRLAPLKWRKKVNQHFTIKNNDSPKLGSYEEKDQLIHSGKKDYYKYKLDLLKSPSCEKKIKKHYRYDLLSYKYLNYEDVKDSNIYGSPLQVNRHGEISNYNTHKYKSFYATTINDSLEDKYTIDRDPNLDRKYLELRITNFYPRNNIETRTSTGIRTFINKKKKTTKTGTNKKDILYLYIRIHQEIQTKQKELFFDWMGMNEQMLDHTISNLRPWFLPEFVPLYDRYKTNPWIIPIKLLLFDFHGNKTSDLYIDPKVESNQKERFNPKPKVESNQKGYLELENGNRDEKERQHQGNLISDIRNQKKDVGANSAGSDIKKRRKKKKFKSKKEAELDLFLKKYFLFQLRWGDSFNQRMTNNIKVYCLLLRLMNPNEIAISSIQRGEMGLDVMLINKDLSLPELIKRGIFIVEPVRLSIKWDGISIMYQTIAISLTHKVQYQTNRGYQVKKHIDKNDLNGSIARHGGVRVNGDNNNYDLLVPEHILSPSHRRELRIISRFNYRNRNLVNKNPVFCNRAKTNAQGFEKFVNRDKHFDTDTNNSLKWKVFLWPTHRLEDLACMNRYWFDTNNGSRFSMSRIHMYKQFGIR; encoded by the coding sequence atggtgatcaagcaGAAAGAACATGAAATGGCCTTGATACGTTACTCGCAACAATCAGATTTTCGTCGTGATATAATCAAAGGGTCGATGCGGGCTCAAAGACGTAAAACAGTCACTTGGGAAATGTTTCAAACAGATGTACActccccccttttttttgacagaatagacaaaacacctttgttttcttttgatatctcaaggatgatgaacctcatttttaggaattggatggaggaaaaaagcccaaaaatacAAACATCTGATTATGTGGGTGAAggggcaaaagagaaagagaaaatggagaaagaacacGAAGAggagtataaaagaaaagaggataaaAGACAGGAGGAGGAACGGATAGCAATAGCAGAAACTTgggataatattatatttgctcAAGCAATAAGGAGTTCCATATTAGTAACCCACTCGATTCTTCGAAAATACATCATATTACCTTCATTGataatagttaaaaatattggtcgtatgttattatttcaattCCCTGAGTGGTATGAAGATTTGACCGAATGGAGTAGGGaaatgcatgtcaaatgcacatataatgGTGTTCAATTATCGGAAACAGAATTTCCAAAAGATTGGTTAACAGACGGTATTCAGATAAAAATcctatttcctttctctctgaaaccttggcatagaaaaaaGCTACGATCCCATCATAAggatctaagaaaaaaacaaaaaaatttctgttttttaacgaTCTGGGGGATGGAAACAGAAGTCCCCTTTGGCTCTCCCCgaaaaaaacctttcttttttgaacccattaataaaacactcgaaaaaaaaattagaaaagtcaaaaagacaggttttttctttctaagaattataaaagacaacataaaaggTTTTCTAAAGATTCTCAACGAAAAAATAAGATGGATTATCAAAATAGttctatttataaaaagaaaagtgaagaaactcTTTTTCTTAGTGACGCGAGTCTATGACCCAAGTCAAAATGAAGAACCAAGtcaaaatgagaaagattccaaaaaaatcatccatgaaTCACCCATTATAATTGTATCCGGAGATTGGACAAATGATTcactgatagaaagaaaaattaatgatctggctgataagacaaccaaaatctgggatcaagtagaaaagattagaaaagacaagaaaaaaaaacctctaacTCCAGATATTGAGGATATAGATATTAGTACTAACAAGGgaaattttagtaataaaagaaCCGAATCacggaaacatatttttcaaatatctaaaaaaagaagaagtgccccattaatctctaaatggaactcttttatgaaatctttcattgaaaGAATATACATGGGTATCCTTCTATGTATCACTAACATTTACAGGAtcaatgcacaattttttcttgactcaacaaaaaatactttaaatggaTACACTTACAATgacgaaataaaggaaaaggatactaatgaaacgaatccaaatataattcCCTTCATTTCGACTGTAAAATCTCTTTCTACTTATACTACTAATATAAGTAGTGATAGTAATTCACCGATTTACTGCGActtatcttctttgtctcaagcctatgtgttttacaaattattgcaaacccAAGTTAGTAACAAATATAAGTCAGAATCCATATTTCATTACTACAGAACATATCCTTTTATTAAGGATAGAATAAAAGACTATTTCCATGACTATTTCCATACACGAGGAATATTTGATTCAGaatcaaaacacaagaaactgcGGAATTCTGGAATGAGTGAATGGAAAAACTGGTTAAAGAGCCATTATCAATACAATTTCTCCCATGACAAATGGTCTAGATTAGCACctctaaaatggagaaagaaagtcaaTCAGCATTTTACGATTAAAAATAACGACTcaccaaaattgggttcatatgaagaaaaagaccaattaATTCATTCCGGTAAAAAggattattataaatataaattggacTTATTGAAGAGTCCGAGttgcgaaaaaaaaattaaaaaacactacagatatgatcttttatcatataaatatcttaattatgAAGATGTGAAAGACTCCAATATTTATGGATCACCATTACAAGTAAACAGGCACGGAGAGATTTCTAATTACAatacacataaatacaaatCGTTTTATGCTACAACTATAAATGATAGCCTAGAAGATAAATATACAATTGATagggatccaaatctagatagaaaatatttggaattgagaatcaccaatttttaccctagaaacaatattgaaactagGACTAGTACGGGTATCAgaactttcattaataaaaaaaagaaaactactaagactgggaccaataagaaagatattctttatctttatatcagaattcatcaagaaatccaaacaaagcaaaaagagttattttttgattggatgggaatgaatgaacaaatgtTAGATCATACTATATCGAATCTGCGCCCTTGGTTCTTACCAGAATTTGTGCCGCTTTACGATCGATATAAGACTAATCCGTGgatcataccaatcaaattgcttctatttgattttcatggaaacaaaacaagcgatctttatatagatccaaaggtggaatctaatcaaaaagaaagatttaatccaaaaccaaaagtagaatctaatcaaaagggatatcttGAATTAGAGAATGGGAACCGGGACGAGAAAGAACGACAGCACCAAGGAAATCTTATATCTgatataagaaaccaaaaaaaagatgttGGAGCAAATTCCGCGGGTTCAGATATTAAGAAacgcagaaagaaaaagaaattcaagagcaAGAAGGAAGCGGAACtagacttatttttgaaaaaatattttctttttcaactccgATGGGGTGATTCTTTCAATCAAAGAATGACCAATAATATCAAGGTATATTGTCTACTGCTTAGACTTATGAATCCGAATGAAATTGCTATATCCTCTATTCAAAGAGGAGAAATGGGTCTAGATGTAATGCTGATTAATAAGGATTTGTCTCTTCCAGAATTGATAAAAAGGGGAATATTTATTGTTGAACCGGTTCGTTTGTCTATCAAATGGGATGGAATTTCGATTATGTATCAAACCATAGCTATTTCATTGACCCATAAGGTTCAGTACCAAACTAATCGAGGATACCaggtaaaaaaacatattgataaGAATGACTTGAATGGCTCGATTGCACGACACGGAGGAGTGCGTGTGAATGGGGACAATAATAATTATGATTTGCTTGTTCCTGAACATATTTTATCTCCTAGCCATCGTAGAGAATTGAGAATTATAAGCCGTTTCAATTACCGAAATAGGAACCTTGTGAATAAGAATCCAGTATTTTGCAATAGAGCTAAGACTAATGCGCAGGGGTTTGAGAAATTTGTAAATAGGGATAAGCATTTTGATACAGATACAAATAACTctctaaaatggaaagtgtttctTTGGCCCACTCATCGATTAGAAGATTTAGCCTGTATGAATCGTTATTGGTTTGATACCAATAATGGGAGTCGTTTCAGTATGTCAAGGATCCATATGTATAAGCAATTTGGAATTCGCTGA